One Luteibacter aegosomaticola genomic window carries:
- the btuB gene encoding TonB-dependent vitamin B12 receptor, whose translation MLAPVAAHADDAPSTDLDKVVVTASRTEQTLNQVLAASTVIDRADIERLQPSSLADLLRATPGVSIANNGGPGKSTSVFMRGTESDHVLVLVDGVKIGSATSGTAAFQDIPVDQIERIEIVRGPYSSLYGSDALGGVIQIFTRHPQGGFVPNFSVGVGSWSTLRGSAGFAGRGTNGWYSVEASHDQTHGINACRGKPSPGGGGCFTYEPDADGYRNNSLSLKGGWRFDEQWDADASATRSEGHNYYDGTSSNSAESATQTVGGRVRYRPSQDALVTFNVGRSLDLSTDYENGVYADTFNTHRDLASVQADLGKVGGVYGLATVGFDWQRDRVVGSTDYFVDARRNHALFAQWQQEFGDSSIQGSLRRDENSQFGGKTTGSLQYGYALTKVLRVTGSFGTAFKAPTFNDLYYPDYGNPDLKPETSRNWELGLRGTPGWGNWSLNAFQNHIDHLIVFDSSLTGPLFPFGGANNIDRSRIRGVELAADTTLGDWRLAGNATWLQPEDVSDDTSHGNLLPRRARRTANVDVDRSFGAFSVGASVYGSGYRYDDSTNLHRLGGYALTDLRMAYAFDPAWNVELSAKNIFDRHYETARYFNQPGRNWMLTLRYQPRS comes from the coding sequence ATGCTCGCCCCCGTCGCCGCCCACGCCGATGACGCGCCCTCCACCGACCTGGACAAGGTGGTGGTCACCGCCAGCCGCACCGAGCAGACGCTCAACCAGGTGCTCGCCGCGTCCACCGTGATCGACCGCGCCGATATCGAACGCCTGCAGCCGAGTTCGCTGGCCGATCTGTTGCGCGCTACGCCGGGTGTCTCCATCGCCAACAACGGCGGCCCGGGCAAGTCCACGTCGGTGTTCATGCGCGGCACCGAATCCGACCACGTGCTGGTGCTGGTCGATGGCGTGAAGATCGGTTCGGCCACGTCGGGCACCGCCGCCTTCCAGGACATCCCGGTCGACCAGATCGAGCGGATCGAAATCGTCCGCGGCCCGTACTCGAGCCTCTACGGCTCGGACGCGCTGGGCGGTGTCATCCAGATCTTCACCCGCCATCCGCAGGGCGGCTTCGTGCCGAACTTCTCGGTGGGCGTCGGTAGCTGGTCCACCCTGCGCGGCTCGGCGGGCTTTGCCGGCCGCGGCACCAACGGCTGGTATTCGGTGGAAGCCAGCCACGACCAGACCCATGGCATCAACGCCTGCCGTGGCAAGCCCAGCCCGGGCGGCGGCGGTTGCTTTACCTACGAGCCGGATGCCGATGGTTACCGCAACAACTCACTGTCGCTGAAGGGCGGCTGGCGTTTCGACGAGCAGTGGGACGCGGATGCCAGCGCCACGCGCAGCGAAGGCCACAACTACTACGACGGCACCAGCAGCAACTCGGCTGAGTCCGCCACGCAGACCGTCGGTGGCCGCGTGCGTTACCGTCCGTCGCAGGACGCGCTGGTGACCTTCAACGTCGGTCGTAGCCTCGACCTGTCGACGGATTACGAGAACGGCGTTTACGCCGATACGTTCAACACCCATCGTGATCTCGCATCGGTGCAGGCCGACCTGGGCAAGGTCGGTGGTGTGTACGGCCTCGCCACCGTCGGCTTCGACTGGCAGCGCGATCGCGTGGTCGGCAGCACGGATTACTTCGTGGATGCACGCCGCAACCATGCCCTGTTCGCCCAGTGGCAGCAGGAGTTCGGTGACAGCTCGATCCAGGGCAGCCTGCGCCGCGACGAAAACAGCCAGTTTGGTGGCAAGACGACCGGTAGCCTGCAATACGGCTATGCGCTGACGAAGGTGCTGCGCGTCACCGGCAGCTTCGGCACCGCGTTCAAGGCGCCGACCTTCAACGACCTCTACTACCCCGATTACGGCAACCCGGACCTGAAGCCGGAAACCTCGCGTAACTGGGAGCTGGGCCTGCGCGGCACGCCGGGCTGGGGCAACTGGTCGCTCAATGCGTTCCAGAACCATATCGATCACCTGATCGTGTTCGATTCGAGCCTGACCGGTCCGCTGTTCCCGTTTGGCGGTGCCAACAACATCGATCGCTCGCGCATCCGTGGCGTGGAACTCGCCGCTGACACGACCCTCGGTGACTGGCGCCTCGCGGGTAACGCCACGTGGCTTCAGCCGGAAGACGTCAGCGATGACACCTCGCACGGCAACCTGTTGCCGCGCCGCGCACGCCGCACCGCCAATGTCGATGTGGACCGCTCGTTCGGTGCCTTCAGCGTGGGTGCCAGCGTGTACGGCTCGGGTTACCGCTACGACGACAGCACGAACCTGCATCGCCTCGGCGGCTACGCCCTGACCGACCTGCGCATGGCTTACGCCTTCGACCCGGCATGGAACGTCGAGCTGTCGGCGAAGAACATCTTCGATCGCCACTACGAAACCGCACGCTACTTCAACCAGCCCGGCCGCAACTGGATGCTGACGCTGCGTTACCAGCCGCGTTCCTGA